In Prosthecochloris sp. GSB1, the following proteins share a genomic window:
- a CDS encoding glycosyltransferase family 2 protein has product MLSFLLFLSHYRKNRYAEALSVLSTPVKLRGLLPQHCWACYRLGLYGTVSGLVHQQWSTWKEAFAITASLAACGRHDEAGEMARVLEARYGSRKDFHLLIDALAPFMAECAMEMLDGKEVPVSLRAALLQANGRRQESLLLLDRASHEGAYSENPELFLYRSNACLWDNRERLDFLNSFLASNGISQVILRDPGLPLGSHNLVTVEELSSVEKAPLVSILMTAYQSSKHVDTAIASMLGQTWRNVELVVVDDASSDDTPELIARWTEKDPRVRLIILPYNVGTYVAKNIGLQFASGEFVTCHDSDDWSHPLKIERQVLPLLRNRKLVCTTSDWVRMQDDGTYYARPVHPLQRFNPSSPLFRRKEVLETTGAWDCVRTGADSEFIARLKIVFGRKAVLRIRQPLAIGAHRPGSLMTGTATGYTAGRMPPDRLEYWESWTHWHIEELRAGRKPRMPGLLEQRAFSAPESIRVPRERIVRNYEHLSLGMQ; this is encoded by the coding sequence TTGCTTTCTTTTCTGCTATTTCTCTCTCATTACCGTAAAAACAGGTACGCAGAGGCACTCTCGGTGCTGTCTACACCTGTGAAGTTACGTGGCCTGCTGCCGCAGCACTGCTGGGCATGCTACCGGCTGGGGTTGTATGGCACCGTATCTGGCCTGGTTCATCAACAGTGGAGCACGTGGAAGGAGGCGTTTGCGATTACGGCCTCTCTTGCTGCATGCGGGAGGCACGATGAAGCTGGCGAGATGGCAAGGGTATTGGAAGCTCGTTATGGTTCTCGGAAAGACTTCCATCTGTTGATCGATGCTCTTGCACCGTTCATGGCAGAGTGTGCAATGGAAATGCTCGATGGTAAAGAAGTACCGGTTTCTTTGCGTGCTGCGCTGCTGCAGGCCAATGGTCGGAGGCAGGAGAGTCTTCTATTACTGGATAGAGCGTCTCATGAGGGAGCCTATTCGGAGAACCCGGAACTCTTTCTCTATCGCAGCAATGCATGCCTGTGGGATAACCGCGAGAGGCTCGACTTCCTCAATTCGTTTCTGGCTTCAAACGGCATTTCCCAGGTAATTTTGCGAGACCCAGGCCTACCGCTGGGGTCTCATAACCTGGTTACTGTCGAAGAACTGTCTTCTGTCGAAAAGGCACCGCTTGTGAGCATACTGATGACCGCCTATCAAAGCAGCAAGCATGTTGATACGGCTATCGCATCGATGCTGGGTCAGACATGGCGGAATGTCGAACTGGTCGTGGTCGACGATGCGAGTAGCGACGATACTCCTGAACTGATCGCACGTTGGACTGAAAAGGACCCGCGGGTCAGGTTGATCATCCTTCCCTACAACGTCGGAACCTATGTAGCCAAGAATATCGGATTGCAGTTCGCCAGTGGTGAATTCGTAACGTGCCACGATTCCGACGACTGGTCGCATCCGCTGAAAATCGAACGGCAGGTGCTGCCGCTGCTGCGAAACAGAAAGCTGGTCTGCACCACGTCCGACTGGGTGCGCATGCAGGACGACGGCACCTATTACGCCCGCCCCGTTCATCCGTTGCAGCGGTTCAACCCGTCCTCGCCGTTATTCCGTCGAAAAGAGGTGCTTGAAACAACCGGAGCCTGGGATTGCGTGCGAACGGGCGCGGACAGTGAATTCATCGCCCGGTTGAAAATTGTTTTCGGCAGAAAAGCGGTTCTGAGAATTCGCCAGCCGCTCGCAATAGGCGCGCATCGTCCGGGATCGCTGATGACGGGCACGGCAACCGGTTACACCGCCGGGCGAATGCCGCCGGACCGTCTGGAGTACTGGGAGTCCTGGACGCATTGGCATATCGAAGAGTTGCGGGCCGGCAGGAAACCGCGAATGCCCGGGCTGCTTGAGCAGAGAGCTTTTTCAGCGCCTGAATCGATTCGCGTGCCCCGTGAGCGGATTGTCAGAAATTATGAACATCTTTCCCTTGGAATGCAATGA
- a CDS encoding alginate lyase family protein, translating to MKKYGKKIIDIPYSAKELTRIPYCYEDLPAENFKLTPDYDSLDARAKVIVDTAVLKHKNNYIMNNNGARNRALAEGIKMAEWIFPWDGNCFITDGAWENITQRIDRCSHLKYHIVPMERVQDNDALLVKNFKANPFEEPQVIFRRDAELRFDESLMYGLKPKIDLLKRLGVPGIWDKWKNLYPWKTHEVRFEPGAFSYCWTGWVARLFSGNLEQELSAHERAINREKGIVAFIRNEDRKELFSDFNKDSLAYYCEDTIISLRRGCGNDSLDDFSKSLSALEKNAEEFLAHPLYSVTEKTTVPPSGNIKDYWHPAPYAWPNPDTPDGLPYIHKDGLRVPGTRMYEAQSNKYDRTAIQRVFDETTALSLAGYVFSKPAYTEKAAKLIRRWFIDEKTAMNPHLTYSQVVMGKNQNRGTASGLIETKDMYFFLDAVRLVKKSHFWCEDDEKKILEWCKSFLAWLNNSDQGRQEVAANNNHGVAFDLQTYALAAFIGDVEQMYEILLRALSRMKGHVDKNGMQSHEMTRTTTAHYTAFNLHLWFNLSVLLRRTAGLNLFNEERDYDGVKFNPLKKAASWVLGRAAGDWPFKQIDEFDKERYQHLYHTVSRYSPAIREKFQGVIKSFSESKVVFFPHDGIAPFWTLQG from the coding sequence TTGAAGAAATATGGAAAAAAAATCATAGACATTCCTTACAGTGCTAAAGAGTTGACAAGGATCCCTTATTGTTATGAGGACTTGCCTGCAGAAAACTTTAAATTGACGCCAGATTATGATTCTCTGGATGCTCGCGCCAAGGTGATTGTCGATACCGCAGTGTTGAAGCACAAAAATAACTATATTATGAACAATAATGGTGCGCGCAATAGGGCTCTGGCGGAAGGTATAAAGATGGCGGAATGGATATTTCCGTGGGATGGAAATTGTTTTATAACTGACGGTGCCTGGGAGAATATAACACAACGTATTGACAGATGTTCACATCTGAAATACCATATTGTTCCAATGGAACGAGTTCAGGATAACGATGCATTGCTTGTAAAAAACTTTAAAGCCAATCCGTTTGAAGAGCCTCAGGTTATATTTAGAAGAGATGCGGAATTGCGTTTTGATGAGTCGTTAATGTATGGATTAAAGCCTAAGATTGATTTATTAAAGCGGTTGGGCGTTCCGGGGATTTGGGATAAATGGAAAAACCTATATCCCTGGAAAACTCATGAAGTCAGATTCGAGCCAGGAGCTTTTTCCTACTGTTGGACAGGGTGGGTGGCAAGGTTATTTTCTGGTAATCTTGAGCAAGAGTTGAGCGCGCATGAAAGAGCAATTAATCGAGAGAAAGGTATTGTTGCATTTATTCGAAACGAAGATAGAAAAGAGCTGTTTTCTGATTTCAACAAGGATAGTTTGGCATACTATTGTGAGGATACTATTATCTCTCTACGCAGGGGTTGCGGTAACGACAGCTTGGATGATTTTTCAAAATCTCTTTCAGCGCTTGAAAAAAATGCCGAGGAGTTTCTAGCCCATCCTCTTTATTCTGTTACTGAAAAAACTACTGTGCCGCCAAGCGGCAATATCAAGGATTATTGGCATCCGGCTCCATATGCTTGGCCAAATCCGGATACTCCCGACGGTCTCCCATATATCCATAAAGACGGGCTGCGGGTTCCGGGAACCAGAATGTACGAGGCCCAGAGCAACAAATACGACAGAACGGCTATACAGAGGGTTTTCGATGAAACCACGGCCCTCTCTTTGGCCGGTTATGTCTTTTCAAAACCGGCATACACCGAAAAGGCTGCCAAGCTGATTCGGCGCTGGTTCATTGATGAAAAGACGGCCATGAATCCGCACCTAACCTATTCCCAAGTGGTGATGGGGAAGAATCAAAACCGAGGGACGGCTTCGGGGCTGATTGAAACCAAGGATATGTATTTTTTCCTGGATGCCGTCAGATTGGTCAAGAAGAGCCATTTCTGGTGCGAAGATGATGAAAAGAAAATACTGGAGTGGTGCAAAAGTTTTCTTGCTTGGCTCAATAACAGTGATCAAGGGAGGCAGGAAGTCGCCGCCAATAATAACCACGGCGTTGCGTTTGACTTACAAACGTATGCTCTGGCGGCTTTTATTGGCGATGTCGAACAGATGTACGAAATTTTGCTCAGGGCGTTGAGCCGGATGAAGGGGCATGTGGACAAGAACGGTATGCAGTCGCATGAAATGACACGCACGACAACTGCGCATTATACGGCCTTTAATCTGCATCTCTGGTTCAATTTGAGCGTGTTGCTGAGGAGAACGGCTGGTTTGAACTTGTTTAACGAGGAGCGCGACTACGATGGCGTGAAATTCAATCCCTTGAAGAAGGCCGCCAGTTGGGTGCTTGGCCGCGCTGCTGGCGATTGGCCGTTCAAGCAGATTGATGAATTCGATAAAGAGAGGTATCAGCATCTTTACCACACTGTGAGCCGCTATTCGCCCGCCATCAGGGAAAAGTTTCAGGGCGTAATCAAGAGTTTTTCCGAAAGCAAGGTGGTGTTTTTCCCACACGATGGTATAGCGCCGTTTTGGACTTTGCAGGGGTAG
- a CDS encoding class I SAM-dependent methyltransferase has product MANIIPSSHFIEIVSKVLKDSRGPVRIAEIGVDRGATTREIAKLLRPCDVYDLFDREDCTLFRNLQRLVNSSQCKINIHSNTRKTFDSYAWSLAKVSMEARARGDGMGLWDAIYLDGAHTFPVDAPATCVLKEMVKIGGYFVFDDVKWSLASSPTMSTPAVKELYTDEQMDAHHVEMLVDLFMRTDVRFTELTERNEKRAVFIRNTGEGCPSKPIISLSERIKAHLVEKKALLRDCVRSGGGNTDRRIDKDIPQSALFMTELMPTIHRLYMNLPANVQKTCLDVGPSSFGGTALLADLHTEQSFNKLKLKVSAVDILDRWRSLQEMLAPNVEFFVQDIFTIKNRTWDFIICSHVIEHVSNPSVFLKQLQLLARDFVLVASPWAENPISTKGHINTIEESFVNEVGGRDLRTFVNYGWGKQREVCSFWLPGFGDE; this is encoded by the coding sequence ATGGCAAACATTATACCATCTTCTCATTTCATTGAAATCGTCTCAAAAGTTCTCAAGGACTCTAGGGGGCCAGTTAGGATTGCAGAAATAGGGGTGGATAGGGGGGCTACAACGCGCGAAATCGCCAAGCTTTTGCGTCCTTGTGATGTTTATGATCTGTTTGACAGAGAAGACTGTACACTCTTTCGTAATCTGCAGAGGTTAGTGAATTCTAGTCAATGCAAGATCAATATCCACAGCAATACCCGTAAGACGTTTGATTCCTATGCTTGGTCTCTCGCAAAAGTTTCCATGGAAGCTCGTGCCCGAGGCGATGGGATGGGCTTGTGGGATGCGATTTACCTTGATGGGGCGCATACCTTTCCGGTGGATGCGCCAGCGACTTGTGTACTCAAGGAAATGGTCAAGATCGGCGGCTATTTTGTGTTCGACGATGTGAAGTGGTCATTAGCGTCCAGTCCGACAATGAGTACACCAGCCGTAAAGGAGCTTTATACCGATGAGCAAATGGATGCACACCATGTAGAGATGCTCGTGGATTTGTTTATGAGAACGGATGTTCGATTTACTGAACTGACGGAGCGAAACGAGAAGCGAGCTGTTTTCATCCGAAATACAGGGGAGGGCTGTCCGTCTAAACCCATAATTTCATTGAGCGAGCGGATCAAGGCCCATTTGGTTGAGAAGAAGGCGCTGCTTCGTGATTGCGTCCGTTCCGGTGGAGGTAACACCGACCGCCGCATTGATAAGGATATTCCTCAATCGGCCTTGTTCATGACTGAACTCATGCCAACAATACATCGTCTCTATATGAACTTGCCTGCTAATGTGCAGAAGACCTGTCTTGATGTGGGACCGTCAAGCTTTGGAGGTACCGCGCTTTTGGCAGATCTACATACGGAGCAGTCATTTAACAAGCTCAAGCTAAAAGTGTCCGCTGTGGATATTCTTGATCGCTGGCGTTCACTCCAAGAAATGCTTGCGCCGAATGTGGAGTTTTTCGTTCAAGATATCTTCACGATCAAGAATCGTACTTGGGATTTCATAATTTGCTCGCATGTAATTGAGCATGTTTCCAATCCCTCAGTGTTTCTTAAGCAGCTTCAATTGCTTGCGAGAGACTTTGTTCTGGTCGCTTCACCTTGGGCAGAGAATCCGATCTCGACAAAGGGGCACATAAATACCATTGAGGAGAGTTTTGTGAATGAAGTCGGTGGGCGTGATCTACGGACCTTTGTGAACTACGGTTGGGGGAAGCAGCGCGAGGTTTGCTCGTTTTGGTTGCCAGGCTTTGGGGACGAATAA
- a CDS encoding glycosyltransferase, whose translation MTNLVKANQLFRKREYAAAVEVYSELAEKEKDFYLYFENLGLARKAMGRHSESLQDFARALELNPGANRSYYELKHYRSESEDRGLPELSIIVPVHNTEKYLSKCLCSILDQNYKDFELIVVNDGSTDQSIAIINKLMKKDERVILINNKSASGNPGTPRNQGIAIARGRYLGFVDSDDWIDPDYFGSLVSEANARDADIVFAGGFRNHKGNEVDVKKYVKSPFNDKDSSLYKYHESFMIWDKIYNTALVRALNIRLGETRAAVDVPFIFKAYYYLRNAAFCDEMFGYNYRRDADGSVTVKHRKSSGCDFEFKAYEAVKEWVDKCKVSRQYRDIVDFRMVNSYIYTLGIIDSAMRVDFLEKVRKQFRLIDRKSIEHFVCLTKKKHVLDKFEKILKGDIKTITKQQECQTLERDLKPDGKVAHNGKKEDSDSFSFNINASNKGILFFPDWSHTNPYQKLLYSSLADRFKIRIRGYKKELFNKNVLKACRDEFDVIHIHWLHAFMDISKDSGADDLLGTLEYAKKLGYQIVYTAHNIISHDSDHFERELRFRRKAQSYYDYILVHGEYAKKRVVKEIGAPSDKVYVLPHGSYEGYYPDFIDRNAAREILGIKESDFTFLFFGNIKEYKGVDELLKAYDLVRMKHANVRLIIAGRVFDKKSEALIESACDNDKSIIYKPGFIEEKEAQNYFRACDITVLPYKKILTSGAALLSFSFHVPVIAPDSGLIPEILKDGKQGFLYRDHLEMTRLMLRCVRYFNDDEWSKVRSRFDFIKLNDSLRWSNIVYRKPFTSLFADQGFKAQDKSESASYKYAIIRILGNDLPFRHDVDQTYRNLEFTLKNEASFKGACKIWVLNRIIDKGKKKS comes from the coding sequence ATGACTAATTTGGTGAAAGCAAATCAATTGTTTAGGAAGCGTGAGTATGCAGCAGCCGTTGAGGTATACTCGGAGCTTGCCGAAAAAGAAAAGGATTTTTATCTCTATTTCGAGAATCTTGGTCTTGCCAGAAAAGCAATGGGTAGGCATTCAGAAAGCCTGCAAGATTTTGCAAGAGCGCTTGAGTTGAATCCCGGCGCCAATCGTTCATATTATGAGTTGAAGCACTACAGGTCAGAATCAGAGGATAGGGGCCTTCCGGAACTGAGTATTATTGTTCCTGTCCATAATACGGAAAAATATCTTTCCAAGTGTCTTTGCAGTATTCTTGATCAAAATTATAAAGACTTTGAGTTGATTGTCGTTAACGACGGGTCTACTGACCAATCGATTGCAATCATCAATAAACTGATGAAGAAAGATGAACGAGTAATTCTCATTAACAATAAGTCGGCTAGCGGGAATCCGGGTACGCCCCGTAACCAGGGTATAGCAATTGCCAGAGGTCGATACCTCGGTTTTGTCGATAGTGATGACTGGATAGACCCCGACTATTTTGGGTCACTTGTCAGTGAGGCAAACGCGCGTGATGCCGACATCGTTTTCGCGGGGGGATTCAGAAACCATAAAGGTAATGAGGTCGATGTAAAAAAGTACGTTAAGTCGCCATTTAATGATAAGGATAGTTCCTTGTACAAATATCATGAGAGTTTCATGATATGGGATAAAATCTACAATACAGCACTTGTTAGAGCGTTAAATATTCGCTTGGGAGAAACAAGGGCAGCCGTTGATGTGCCATTTATTTTCAAGGCATACTATTATCTTCGAAATGCGGCTTTCTGTGACGAAATGTTTGGTTATAACTACAGGCGTGACGCTGATGGATCAGTCACCGTTAAGCATAGAAAGTCGTCCGGATGTGATTTTGAATTTAAGGCATATGAAGCGGTTAAGGAGTGGGTTGATAAGTGTAAGGTTTCTAGGCAATACAGGGATATTGTCGATTTCAGAATGGTTAATAGCTACATTTATACGCTTGGTATTATCGATTCTGCAATGCGTGTTGACTTTTTGGAGAAAGTGAGAAAGCAATTCCGATTAATAGATCGTAAGAGTATCGAACACTTTGTTTGTTTGACCAAAAAGAAGCATGTCCTGGATAAGTTTGAAAAAATTTTAAAAGGCGATATAAAAACGATAACAAAGCAGCAAGAATGTCAGACTTTAGAGAGAGATTTGAAGCCGGATGGTAAAGTCGCTCATAATGGTAAAAAAGAGGATTCCGATTCTTTTTCGTTCAATATCAATGCCTCTAACAAGGGGATTCTCTTTTTTCCGGATTGGTCGCATACCAATCCGTATCAAAAACTTCTTTATTCATCATTAGCGGATCGATTCAAGATCAGAATAAGAGGATATAAAAAGGAGCTTTTTAATAAAAACGTTTTAAAGGCGTGTAGGGATGAGTTTGACGTTATTCATATACATTGGCTTCATGCGTTTATGGATATTTCGAAAGATTCGGGGGCTGATGATTTGTTGGGTACTCTTGAATATGCAAAAAAGTTGGGGTATCAGATTGTTTACACTGCCCACAATATTATTTCTCATGATAGTGATCATTTTGAACGCGAGCTACGTTTCCGCAGAAAAGCTCAGAGTTATTATGATTACATTCTTGTTCATGGAGAGTATGCGAAAAAAAGGGTTGTGAAAGAGATCGGAGCTCCCTCAGATAAAGTCTATGTGCTGCCCCATGGTTCGTACGAGGGATACTACCCTGACTTTATAGATCGAAACGCGGCGCGCGAAATTTTAGGTATCAAAGAATCTGATTTTACTTTTTTGTTTTTTGGCAATATCAAGGAGTATAAGGGTGTTGATGAGCTATTAAAAGCATACGATTTGGTCCGTATGAAACATGCAAATGTAAGGCTGATTATTGCGGGTCGAGTGTTTGATAAAAAAAGCGAGGCGCTAATTGAATCGGCTTGCGATAACGATAAATCAATTATTTACAAGCCAGGCTTTATTGAGGAAAAAGAGGCTCAGAATTATTTTAGGGCCTGCGATATTACTGTTTTGCCTTATAAGAAAATTCTTACGTCAGGTGCAGCATTACTCAGTTTTTCATTTCATGTGCCGGTGATAGCGCCTGATTCAGGCTTGATTCCTGAAATTCTGAAAGATGGAAAGCAAGGTTTTCTTTATAGAGACCATCTGGAAATGACTCGATTGATGTTGCGTTGTGTGCGTTATTTCAATGATGACGAATGGTCAAAAGTACGCTCGAGATTCGATTTTATAAAATTGAATGACAGCTTGCGCTGGAGTAATATTGTGTACCGAAAGCCTTTCACAAGCTTGTTTGCCGACCAGGGTTTTAAGGCGCAGGATAAATCGGAGAGTGCATCATACAAGTATGCTATTATCCGAATCTTGGGTAATGATCTCCCCTTTCGTCATGATGTTGATCAAACGTATAGGAATCTTGAGTTTACTCTGAAAAATGAAGCAAGTTTCAAGGGGGCATGTAAAATCTGGGTGTTGAATCGAATTATTGATAAAGGTAAGAAAAAAAGTTGA
- a CDS encoding KpsF/GutQ family sugar-phosphate isomerase, whose amino-acid sequence MRQIDALEKMAERIDHEFQKAIDIILGRRGRLVVMGMGKSGIMGRKISATLASTGTPSFSVHPGEAFHGDLGMIHPDNAVLDVSVEREACRNNLAPTSSTTATVVMGDALASVLTELRGFQPEDFARFHPGGRRLLTRVCDVMHRENLPFCQLDASFIEIVHTITRGCLGLSLVMDGDRLAGLITDGDLRRALEGAQDHRLLCARDIMTRNPKTARPEERFAEAESRMRALKINSLVVLDDRERVTGVLQIYDIASDVPSL is encoded by the coding sequence ATGCGCCAGATCGATGCTCTCGAAAAGATGGCTGAAAGAATCGACCATGAATTTCAGAAAGCGATCGATATCATTCTCGGACGCCGCGGCCGATTGGTGGTCATGGGTATGGGCAAGTCCGGCATCATGGGGCGCAAGATCTCGGCGACGCTCGCATCGACAGGCACACCCTCGTTTTCCGTTCATCCGGGAGAGGCGTTTCATGGTGATCTCGGCATGATCCATCCCGACAACGCCGTGCTCGACGTTTCGGTGGAGCGAGAGGCGTGCAGGAACAACCTGGCTCCGACCAGTTCGACCACGGCGACAGTCGTGATGGGTGACGCGCTCGCATCGGTGCTGACGGAACTCCGGGGTTTCCAGCCGGAGGATTTCGCCCGTTTTCATCCAGGCGGGCGCCGCCTGCTCACGAGGGTTTGCGACGTCATGCACAGAGAGAACCTGCCGTTCTGTCAACTGGACGCTTCCTTCATCGAGATCGTTCATACGATTACCCGGGGATGTCTCGGTCTGAGCCTCGTCATGGACGGCGACCGCCTTGCCGGGCTGATTACCGACGGCGATCTGAGAAGGGCGCTCGAGGGCGCGCAGGATCACCGCCTGCTTTGCGCCCGGGACATCATGACCAGAAATCCCAAAACCGCGAGGCCGGAGGAGCGCTTCGCCGAGGCCGAGTCACGCATGCGCGCACTGAAGATCAACTCCCTTGTGGTGCTTGACGATCGTGAGCGCGTGACGGGCGTGCTGCAGATCTACGATATCGCATCCGATGTCCCGTCGCTCTGA